In the genome of Erpetoichthys calabaricus chromosome 18, fErpCal1.3, whole genome shotgun sequence, the window TGGattactaattaataaaacaaactaagtttaaattgaataaaatgatCAGACCGCAAGTGATGTACGAATTATAACCGGATATATCATCAGCACTATTTTTTGGTGTAACTTTCCGATATGTCGTGCCAGTAATGACGGGCCAGCACGGTGAAGCAGCGCGTAGGGATTTCTCGTCTGAAGATTTCTGTGCGCGGTTCATGCGTTCCCCACAAGTTCACGTAATTTTGATTCCCTTCTGTACTCCAAAGGCGTACATTTTGGTTAAATGTTAAATTCACAGTGGCGCGATGCTACTGGGTGATCTAGAATGACGCTTGCCGTGCACCCCccgactccctactgctaaatactGCAGAAAAAAAGGGGTCAGtgaatatttggatggatgacctGATCCGAACAGAATTGATTCGTTTGGCCTCCATATCCCTTTATTGCTGCAGGGCTAAGTATGGTGCAGTTGTGCGACTATTTGTTTTCCTATACAATAATGTAATACTTGACCATTTCTTTTAACATCTACCTCTCCggcaacacacacacaatttatattttttattatgtaaatcaGAGAAATATTTAGTAAAATTGCATCAAGGCAATTAATTTtttgtaaagaattaaataattaaaggtaaaattaaataatttttcaagATTACTCAAACTTTCAAATGCAAAACTGGATGGACAAGTGACCCGAATCCAACTTGAAATGCTTTTCCAATCTTTATCCACCGAAATGAAATTTAAAGGTTtcaatagtaaaacaaaaaaaagtaaataaaagtcaGAGCTGCTTAATTTGACTATGGAGAATAAACCACCTGTTGGAAAGTCAACCCTCAAATATTAATACATGCTTTTTGAAAGGGCCAACAATCCAATAGCTGGCTAACGTGGGCTCGTACTGGGCAGCAGTATCAGTACAGACTTGCAGTTAATTTTTCTCGAAGTACTTCACCCTGCCTTCTCCGTTTTGAACTTGTACCCACCGTCTTCAAACCTCTACAGCCCGTTATAACTCAAGTCGACATTATGCTAAATCTCCAGTTGTTGCCCACTACACACCATTTTCAGACCAATGCGTGTATGCAGAACTTTTAGTATGTCTGTGTTGACTGACATATAGTATATGGCTTACAAGGCGCTCCCATTACTCTTTATAAAAAGGCACCATTAAATCTCCGTTCTTGAGAGCGCCTACAGTCTCACCTCTCAGTTTTCACTCGGCTTCCCGTCCTGGATTGGTTTTGTGTCCTGTACTGTGGTGGACAATGTCCCGACTCAGTTATATATCAAGTCACCTGTACAAATAAAAACCAAAGGATAAACCAGAATGACAGTACTAGCAGTCTTTCAAGATAAACGGCCTGTTGCTTTTATGATATGAATGACAGAATACCAGCCATTCTCCAATTAAAGTATCGCTCATATAAAAGCTAATCAGATCTGCATAGCTGTCGGCACATTACGCCTGCGCTATCTGAAGTCAGCATCCCCGTTTCATTTACTGTCAGTTACGCTGGATGCACGCCACACCCATTCGTGCAGATACCACACTCACAAACGAGGACCAGCttaatttttcacaaaaataacgTTTAATGAGCAATCAGGAAAGTGACAAACTGTTTTAAGTGCACAATACCACAGTGACCCCCCCCGGGAAAAAAAAGAGCGCAAGCCAGCGCGCTCACAATCCGCCAAAGCATCAGGatgtccttttctttacttgataattatataaacaattaaaaaaaaaacttaaacattttacaaaaaaaaaaaaaagtacacaattGCCATTTTCAGTTCAAACACAAAGCATCCtccaaatgggaaaaaaaaagcttcacttaACGCAATAATAAAGAGTCGAAGAGAAAAGCGACGGGTCAAAGAGCGGGACAGGGCAGGGCGAAGCTGTCGCCCCCTCACGCCTTCTTGGCTTTGCTCGCCTTGGTGGGCTTCTTCACCTTCTTCGCTTTTTTGGCACCTGCAGGCTTGGCTTTTTTGGGCTTGGCCACCTTCTTAGCGCCTGCGACGGCTTTGGGTTTCTTCGCTTTCTGGGCGGGCTTTGCCTTTTTGGCTGCTGTCGTCTTGGCTGGCGCAGCTGCTTTCTTGTGACTTTTTGCCCCCGATGAGCCCTTCTTGTCGGCTGCCCCCTCCAACTTCTTCTTGTTCAGCTTGAACGAGCCGTTGGCACCGGTGCCCTTCACCTGGATGAGAGAATCGTTCTGCACCAGCGCCTTGATGGAGTACTTCAGGTAGGTGCGGCCGTTTTGCATGTCGAACCAGGGCACCTTTTTCGCTTCGTTAAAGATTTTGGCGAGAGAAGAGCCATTTCTTTCCCCCAGTTTGCGAATTGTTTCCACCACCAGCTGACTGTATTTACCGGGctggttcttcttctttttggacTTCTTCTTTTTACTCGACGATGAGGGGGCGGCGGCGGCTGCGCCGGCTTTAGCTTTCTTGCTAGCCGCGGTCTTCTTAAGTGGTGTGGCAGGCACCGCTTCTTCTGTGGCCGCAGCGACCGGTGCTGTCTCCTGGAGGTCGGAAGAAGACATCTCTTATCTGCTTAGGCGTTCACAGAGCAGATCCCCCGCACGATGTGTCAAAGATGCTCTCTCCACGCTTAACTGTGCTACTGCTTCGCCGCGAGTGCGCCGGCGCCTCTTTTCTCGCCGCCGCCCGGACGTGATTGAGAACAACAACAGCTTCGACTGATGCGTGCATTAACTTGTGTTTTTGCAGCTGCGTTTAAAGCTCGGTTTCTCACGACCGGTAAGCCAGTAAGTCGAGCTGAGCACCGGGATGCAAAGCGCGTGCTCTCCTCTTTGCAATTATACTGCACACCGTGCGTGTCTCGTTGCATCAACGCAGAAAAACGCCAAAGAGCAGCGCGCACCCCGCGCGTAAAGCAGTGCCTAGCGTAGGGGGACTCGTTTTCGAGTTGCAAGGAGCGAAAACGCGGCAGCCTCCGAGCGCATCTTCTACGCAATCCGGACAAAAAAAGATCCGTCTTTCACCCTAGGACCCTCTACGTTTATGGTTTATCGGAGATTCGAAAAAATATAGTGTTTAAATCATTGGAACTAACACAGCAGACGCCCCCGTGTGGCAATGCGGTGTAGCTGCAGCAGCAGGAGCAGTAGAGAGCCTAGCAAAGTTCACCGAAGGACACGCCTTTCGTCAGCTAGGCGAGCTCAGTTGTGATGGCGTTggagtattcagtgcgttcacaTTCACGGAGCTCGGATGCGCACGGACTGCCCAACGTTAGCAGACAAATGACAGCATCGACTTAGTGGTAGCCGACTAACTCTACACACAGTTCGGTACGGCGAAGCGTTAAGCTTTGGGACCCATCTACGATTCATCCGTCGGACCGGGAGCCAACCCAAGAAAGTATGCTGATGTATCGAAGGACAACCATTTAGTCGCAGCGGGCAGATTTCGCGATGTGAGTCAGGTGCTCGTAAGAAACTGGTGTGCCGTGCAGAAAACACAAATGCCATTCATCAGATCACTGAAAGGGGGCCACCAAGTTGTTAAGGACGTATAAGGTAACGATAGCGCCATTAACACACAATAAATCAACGTACGCTTTAACCCGGGCGAGGTAAAGATAAGCGCCACTTGCTCACAGATCAGTGAGACTGGACGTGgacaatgaaaaataacattgaaGAACGAAGATTTTGttaaaagggggtggggggggggggcaaaacacatttgaaaaataaatgtttgtgcGCCGTTTCCAGATATTAGCACAGGATTTGCCGAGCACGTCCAGATGTTCAGTTATACACGCTCGTTTGACTGGTGAGTGTGCAGAACATCCTGCTGCATGGCTGTTCTGTAGACCCTCTAGCAGGGGGTAACAAGGTGCTACGTTCAGAATCCCCCACCAACAGGCTAACTTCACTCATTTTTAGAATTTTTCACCATTCTGAaaaatatattctatagtttgaacatacaccagaatgaataaaaaaaaggaaaattaaaaagaaagacaactcTGAGGCTAAGgttctgtgctggtatccagaaggttgccggttcgaatccccgtcactgccaaaagagatcctactctgctgggcccttgagcaagacccttaacctgtaattgctcaagggggcgctgtacaatggctgaccctgcgctctgaccccaaggggtaatgcgaaaactaacaaattcctaatactgtacaagaaattgtataaggcgaaataaagaacaaaaaaattgaCTTGAGAGTCACAGCGAGGCCTTACTTTTTTGTTGGTATAAAAGAGTccccgtagtgtttcttgaccCGCTTCTGCTGAATACTTCGTTGTCCGAAAGTCCTCAGCTgtttgtgtgtcacagagagaggatgtggatcattgttcatgatggcactcagttttttgtttgcattctctccttcgctacgacCTCcttggggtccagagtgtgtcccatccCCGAggatgcccttttaattagcttgttgaatcGGTGGACTTCTCTTGACGTGATGGTACCAGCCCAGCACAGTACAACAGAGAAAAGTGCCCTGGTCATCCCAGCATTGTATAAGATGTGGATGTTGCTATTttacattaactctttgagggctgaatattttttccaaaaaactcaagttttctgaaaagcacacaaagctatggtttcacacataagtcaacataaaatgtctgtggctgctgttgggCGCATGtttggcagcagtggctgcatgggggcacctcgatggtcagcaggaatgcacattgggccagctgcctggctgtctttgcacagcaggtgggtgggtgctggtggcagttgcagtgtgacacaatatggtttgtaccacttgtcatcataagtggtggtcctcacaggcaaacgctgctgtaggcgcatcagctacacgaaagtgttcagtgccacgatcagctggggaccgatcagaagATGCTGGCACCTCACTTTCATTTCTGATATCCGTCtctagatcacttgcatcaaactcggagtccgacaagtcagaatcgtattcaacgaaattacgtaaaatgtccatggagtattttgcttggcacattttctttggtctttcaccAGATGTTGGTGCCATTTTATCGGTTGCTTGCTTTTCGCCACTCATGCACGTGTAGGGACTCGAGGTTAAATTAACAAAGCTAGGTAACTGTTATTTCTAGCagagagagtcaaactaaaatggaagggtgagttttgttgcagtttatagctgattaccatcctctactcctgaattttgacaaaagttgacatcagccctgaaagagttaaaggaacacagtctcctaagaacaagagggcctgctctgccctttcttatatagttcttctgtgttgtcagaccagtccagtctgccattgatgtggacccaAGCTCAAGGACAGCTGGGCTAGGAGGGCCTTTCAGACCACCTCCAGTAGCATTTTTGGGTCCCTGCATAggatcatccattcattttccaacctgctgaatcctaacacagggtcacgggggtctgctggagccaatcccagccaacacagggcacaaggcaggaaaacaatcctgggcagggtgccaacccaccgcaggacacacacaaacacacactggggtcaatttagaatcgccaatccacctaacctgcatgtctttggactgtgggaggaaaccacgcagacacggggagaacatgcaaacgccaggcagggaggacccgggaagcgaacccgggtctcctaactgcgaggcagcagcgctaccactgcgccaccgtgccacccgcataggatcattattgtcatatttacagaatatacagggtggtccagatctaattatgcaactgttcgactaacaaccgtctccccgccattttggaatgcagggcaggtgctgccatctatcggcaacaaaaagaattttaagtgaaatctctatgtgcagggcagatGCTGTGAATTCTAtgtaagttatagcgtaatgaaaatggcataattagatctggaccaccctatagagagactcttatttgcatgtgctaatcaacatgcaacacatcatcacTCCGTAGTGACATGATTAGCAAGCAGGACTACCTTACCTTAGGGCTCCGTTCTCCTTATCCTCAGATTGGCGTCACCTCTCCACTCACAAGGCAGCCGGAGCATCTAATGAAGATGGACGACACCCACTGAAGAACAATTAAATGCAGGACTGCCTTGGCAGAGGACTGGCCAGTTCGACTCAATTCTCATCCACTGGGATTCCATTTCTTTTTGAGATGGAGCCGGACTAAGACAAACTTGCATATTAAACACTAAATTCTCCCGAGAATGATTAGATTGAACTCTTCAGTCTATCATTCTCTGCTACGGTCCCCTCGGACAGTTTTGGAATGGCCAGGCCAATGCATTCGTCTTTGGTGCATGCTGGTTGGAGACTGAAAGACGAGTACGAGATGAGTGGCCACAGtttcagcttttttgttttttcttggtgTTGACATCTAGATGTGTTAAACGATGTAGAAGATGGCACCCAAATTTTGACACAAAGTATAGGAGCAAATCCAATTTAATCTTTGGTTGTACATTCCTTGCCTTCAATGGCTGCTTTCAACCTGTGAATCACCAACATCACCAAAATGGTtgctttcttcttttgttctgcTTTTCCAGCCTGTCACAGCAGCTTCTGTCAGTTGCTGTTTTGTTTGGGTGTTTTTCGCCCCTTCTGTCTCCtctgcatgctcagttgggtcaAGGTCTGCCGATTGACTTGGTCAGTCTGAAACTTTCCAGTTTTTCCTTTGATGAGTTTGCAGCATTTTTGACGTCACTGTCTTGCTCCATGATGAAGTTCCCTCCCAATTACCTGGATGCATTTCTCTGTAAATCGGCAGACCAAATGTTTCTGAATTCATTGGGTTGCTACAAGGGCGTTCAATAATTGATCTACCTCAGTAGGACAGAAGAGTTTTAATTTTTCCAATATAGTCGACTCCCTGATAGCTCCAGACGcttcatccacttttcctgcaatgactttatcccctttggggaaaaaaaaacattcttctgtttgaccttcaaaccaggaGAGCACAGCAGCCTTGACATCTTCATCACTTGAAGACCGCTGTCCAGGAGATATTTCTTAAAAACACAGAACGGGCAATAATCCGAGGGAGCCAGGTCAGGACTGTTgggtggatggttcagctgctggaaccCACATTCTCAGATGGCAGCCTTGTGATTGATGTGACATGTGAACTGGCGTGTAGTGGTGAAGAAGCAACACACCTGCAGtgagttttccttgtcttttctCCTTGATTGACTCCTGCAAAGAGATAGCTGGTTATGGTCATCTTGTGTGGTATGAACTCCAGAAGCAAAAGTCCTTCAGTATCCCCAAAGACAGTTGCCACGACCTTTGTCTGCAGATTTGTTTTGGGGTAGGGTATGACTTGTGCTTCCACTGCATTGACTCCATTTTGGACTCAGGATTTTTGTGATAGACCCAAGTTATCATCCCCAGTCACCAAATGATTAAAAATACTCACTTGGTCCTTCACAGAGCATCTCCAAGTTTGCCTGATAGCTCTGGAGCCTCGTGGCCTTCTGACATGGGGGGGTCAGCATTCTTGGAACCCATCTTTTACTGACCTTCCAAACTGTACCTGCTGAGACGCCCTTTTCTTCAGCTATTCGGGAAACCTTAATTCGTCTGACTGACAAAAATTAAACCTCGACTTTCTTGCACATTTCTGTGGAAGTTGCTTCCCCAGGCCGTCCAGTGTGAGGGTCATCTTCAATGGACACTCTACCCCCACTTAAACTGCTTACTCCAAAATTTTACTTTATGGCAAGTCTGCTCCATCATCCTACAAACTGCAGTTCATGGATTTTCTTTggctttttcccttttttttgtaagaaattcTATCACTGAACGTTGCTCCAAATCTAGCATTTTCTTACTTGATTCACACAAGTGCTCTCCTCACCTCCTGTCTCTTGGAATTTTTAGACTCGCACTGAGCCACAACTGCGCGTGAGTAACCTTGAGACGTGTCACAACAGGCCCAGACGTGTTTTTAACATGCTGCTACTTACTTTTCATACTTGGGTAGAAAAATTAGTGAACATCCCCTCATCCCGTCATGAGTTACATCATTGATGAAAGCTCAGAGGGCCATCCCCAGAGCAGCCATGCAAGCCCAAGCCATGCCACTTTCCTCCATTGTGCTTGTATTGTTTGTATTATTAGGAGATCCGTCTTCCTCCACAAATTGGCCTTGTGAGGTTAATCCTGGTATCATTAGtgcagaaaatggttttaaaaacaattttttggcacatactaatctggctttccAATTTTTAGTACTGATGTGTGGTTTGCATTTTGTGGTATTGGCCTCCATACTTCTGATCACCAGGTCTGGTGGAGGGTGGTTGGAGATGTCACGGACTGTTGTTTTTGGGGTTTCTTTCACAGCTCTCGTGTTTTGTCTTCAGCTGTTGTTGTTTTCCTTGGCCAACTTGTTTGATGTCTTCTGCTCGGGTGgccagcaatttttttttccagaacacTCAGATTGTTATGCCAATGCTTGTAATGTCTCAGGACTCATTTGACATTTTTCTCTCAGCTTCAAGTGGTGTGCTTTTCTCTCATAGGACAGCTCTTTGCAGGGGTCGTCTTAATCTATGGGTACAGGCATAGGGGGGCTACAGGAAAtttaggggcccacaatgtttctgatgccaatGTATGTTTCGGTTTTGCGGTCAAAACAGTGGCCTATGCTGCTGTTAAGATGACCCTGACTCTAGGACTAGTCTTCATGTTGGTTTTCAACAACAAATGCAGTCTTCACAGGTGAAACCCAAGGATAAAACCAGGAGTTGACATTGTGAGCTCTTTACTGTTTAAACTGTCAGTCTAATAGGATACACCTGTCATTTCCGTGTTCCTATATTTGTTTGCCTAAACACCACACAAGATGGTATtgtctactgtatattgttttagcACATCTACATGTCAATACTAGgaaacaaaagctgaaattctGGACACTCGTCTCCTACTCATCTTTTTATCTCAGACCTACATGTCTTCATTGCACAGCACAAACATTTGGAGGCTAATGAATGTTACAATAATTACATTGTCAAAAAACATCTCATGAAACTCAACGACTATTTCAACACAACTTTCCTGTCCTGTCCCTTTTGAATGACTTCTGGGTCACAGCACTACCTAGTGGTGCCTGTTGTCCCTGCAATTTGATAAGAGATATAGATACGTACACACACCTCTCTCTATatgcaggtgctggtcataaaattagaatatcatgacaaagttgatttatttcagtaattccattcaaaaagtgaaacttgtatattagattcattcattacacacagactgatgtatttcaaatgtttatttcttttataactgacaactaatgaaagtcccaaattcagtatctcggaaaattagaatatcaattaagaccaatgcaaaaaaaggaattttagaaatgttggccaactgaaaggtatgaacatgaaaagtatgagcatgtacagcactcaatatttagttggggctcctttggcctggattactgcagcaatgcggtgtggcatggagtggatcagtctgtggcactgctcaggtgttatgagagcccatgttgctctgatagtggccttcagctcttctgaattgttgggtctggcatattgcatcttcctcttcacaataccccatagattttctatggggttaaggtcaggcgagtttactggccaatcaagaacagggacaccaaggtccttaaaccaggtactggtagctttggcactgtgtgcaggtgccaggtcctgctggaaaatgaaatctgcatctccataaagttcatcagcagcaggaagcatgaagtgctctaaaacttcctggtagatggctgcgttgaccttggaccaacaccagcagatgacatggcaccccaaaccatcactgaccttttttttttttttttttttttttttttttttttttttttttttttttttttttttttttttttttttttttttttctggaaactttacactggacctcacgcaacgtggattctgtgcctctcctctcttcctccagactctgggaccttgatttccaaaggaaatgcaaaatttactttcatcagaaagcagcagtccagtccttttgtctttagcccaggcgagacgcttctgacgctgtctcttgttcaagagtggcttgacacaaggaatgcgacagctgaaacccatgtcttgcatacgtctgtgtggtggttcttgaagcactgactccagctgcagtccactctttgtgaatctcccccacatttttgaatgggttttgtttcccaatcctctccagggtgcggttatccctattgcttgtacacttttttctaccacatcttgtccttcccttcgcctctctattaatgtgcttggacacagagctctgtgaacagccagcctctttagcaatgaccttttgtgtcttgccctccttgtgcaaggtgtcaatggtcgtcttttggacaactgtcaagtcagcagtcttccccatgattgtgtagcctacagaactcgactgagagaccatttaaaggcttttgcaggtgttttgagttaattagctgattagagtgtggcaccaggtgtcttcaatattgaaccttttcacaatattctaattttccgagatactgaatttgggactttcattagttgtcagttataatcatcaacattaaaagaaataaacattgaaatacatcagtctgtgcgtaatgaatgaatctaatatacaagtttcagtttttgaatggaattactgaaataaatcaactttgtcatgatattctaattttatgaccagcacctgtatatctatatctctctctatctatatatctctatagatatatagatatcgCAGACTGTCATTCATAACACATGGCTCATTGCTGCCCTCCACTGGGCTGAACCTCACAATGTTTATATGGTTCAATAGTAATCAGAAAAAATACCT includes:
- the LOC114668801 gene encoding histone H1.10 produces the protein MSSSDLQETAPVAAATEEAVPATPLKKTAASKKAKAGAAAAAPSSSSKKKKSKKKKNQPGKYSQLVVETIRKLGERNGSSLAKIFNEAKKVPWFDMQNGRTYLKYSIKALVQNDSLIQVKGTGANGSFKLNKKKLEGAADKKGSSGAKSHKKAAAPAKTTAAKKAKPAQKAKKPKAVAGAKKVAKPKKAKPAGAKKAKKVKKPTKASKAKKA